One genomic window of Pseudomonas sp. LFM046 includes the following:
- a CDS encoding YeeE/YedE thiosulfate transporter family protein: protein MASVLLALLMGFAVQRGGTCLVAALEEVVQKHRWTRLRALLETSLWVLGGFVLLRAFDRLPQVPMGFPLHWHAALGGALLGVGAFINGGCAFGVVARIGSGQWAWLATPFGFLTGFALAGSNLGMTSAMPVAIPDWLQQVPIGLAPMIIAALVARLGWLAWNRYNGTSDASIWSPHHATIVLGVTFLLLFVCVGAWAYTDVLAELATGRFMELGVRGLLLPALFAGALLGGWTAGIWQLRWPSPRALVDCFCGGVLMGLGSSLVPGGNDSLILFGMPLLWPNAWLAFGCMCLVVLVSLWLAGLLKRA, encoded by the coding sequence GTGGCGAGTGTCCTTCTGGCCCTGCTGATGGGCTTTGCCGTGCAGCGTGGCGGTACCTGCCTGGTGGCCGCGCTGGAGGAGGTGGTGCAGAAGCATCGCTGGACGCGGCTGCGGGCCCTATTGGAAACCTCCCTCTGGGTACTGGGCGGGTTCGTCCTGTTGCGGGCCTTCGATCGCCTGCCCCAGGTGCCCATGGGCTTTCCGCTGCACTGGCACGCCGCGCTGGGGGGCGCCTTGCTGGGCGTGGGGGCGTTCATCAATGGCGGCTGCGCCTTTGGCGTGGTGGCGCGGATCGGCTCCGGACAGTGGGCCTGGCTGGCGACTCCCTTTGGTTTTCTCACCGGCTTCGCTCTGGCGGGCAGCAACCTGGGCATGACCTCCGCGATGCCGGTGGCGATTCCGGACTGGTTGCAGCAGGTACCCATCGGCTTGGCGCCCATGATCATCGCGGCGCTGGTGGCGCGGCTGGGTTGGCTGGCCTGGAACCGCTACAACGGAACGTCTGATGCCTCCATCTGGTCGCCCCATCACGCCACCATCGTTCTCGGCGTCACCTTCTTGCTGCTGTTCGTCTGCGTTGGCGCCTGGGCCTACACGGACGTCCTCGCGGAGCTGGCCACGGGACGTTTCATGGAGTTGGGCGTACGCGGCCTGCTGTTGCCGGCACTGTTCGCGGGGGCCTTGCTGGGTGGCTGGACGGCGGGGATCTGGCAACTTCGTTGGCCCAGCCCACGCGCCCTGGTGGACTGCTTCTGCGGCGGCGTGCTGATGGGGCTGGGCTCCAGCCTGGTGCCTGGCGGAAACGACAGCCTGATCCTGTTCGGCATGCCGCTGCTCTGGCCGAACGCCTGGCTCGCCTTCGGCTGCATGTGCCTGGTGGTGCTGGTCAGCCTCTGGCTTGCGGGCCTTTTGAAGCGGGCATGA
- a CDS encoding type 1 glutamine amidotransferase — translation MSNSNIGNKKQTTRKPVVLMSMGAQERKGHDYQVMTHKYIVPLVEISECVPVLVPTCCGTEDLQQYLDMADGVYLTGAGSNIDPTLYGQENLTPEKGQDKDRDLFDLPLIRAAIERGLPIFGICRGMQEINVALGGDMYQKVYAEAGFNDHRENPEDPVDVQYAPAHSVRVKEGSWLQKVLGTDTIQVNSLHGQGLKTLGKGIEAIAQAEDGLVEAIHAPSLSPFLFAVQWHPEWQAAKNPDSVKIFEAFGEACRQQVERKAKGKSFDHAA, via the coding sequence ATGTCCAACAGCAACATTGGCAATAAGAAACAGACCACTCGTAAACCGGTCGTCCTGATGTCCATGGGCGCCCAGGAACGCAAGGGCCACGACTACCAGGTGATGACCCACAAGTACATCGTCCCGCTGGTAGAAATCTCCGAATGCGTACCGGTCCTCGTGCCCACCTGCTGCGGCACCGAAGACCTCCAGCAGTACCTCGATATGGCTGACGGCGTGTACCTCACCGGTGCCGGCAGCAACATCGACCCGACCCTCTACGGCCAGGAAAATCTGACCCCCGAAAAGGGCCAGGACAAGGATCGCGACCTCTTCGACCTGCCGCTGATTCGCGCTGCCATCGAGCGTGGCCTGCCGATCTTCGGCATCTGCCGTGGCATGCAGGAAATCAACGTCGCCCTGGGCGGCGACATGTACCAGAAGGTCTACGCCGAGGCCGGCTTCAACGACCACCGCGAAAACCCGGAAGACCCGGTTGACGTGCAGTACGCCCCCGCCCACAGCGTTCGCGTGAAGGAAGGCAGCTGGCTGCAGAAGGTGCTGGGTACCGACACCATCCAGGTCAACTCGCTGCACGGCCAGGGCCTGAAGACCCTCGGCAAAGGCATCGAGGCCATCGCCCAAGCCGAAGATGGCCTGGTCGAAGCCATCCACGCGCCGAGTCTTTCGCCCTTCCTCTTCGCGGTGCAGTGGCACCCGGAATGGCAGGCGGCGAAGAACCCCGATTCGGTGAAGATCTTCGAAGCCTTCGGTGAAGCGTGCCGACAGCAGGTGGAGCGCAAGGCCAAGGGTAAGAGCTTCGACCACGCGGCCTGA